A single window of Gossypium arboreum isolate Shixiya-1 chromosome 13, ASM2569848v2, whole genome shotgun sequence DNA harbors:
- the LOC108461314 gene encoding serine/arginine-rich splicing factor SR30-like, translating into MGRSSRTLYVGNLPGDTRLREVEDLFYKYGPIVDIDLKIPPRPPGYAFVEFEDPRDAEDAIRGRDGYDFDGYYLRVELAHGGRRPSSSVDRHSSYSGSSSRGPSRRTDYRVLVTGLPSSASWQDLKDHMRKAGDVCFSQVFRDRGGMTGIVDYTNYDDMKYAIRKLDDSEFRNAFSRAYIRVKEYDSKYDSRRSYSRSRSPYSRSPSRSCSYSSRSRSRSKSPRARYTSQSPSVSRSVSPCSHSVSPARSNSRSRSISRSPTPSPRSKHVSRTPPNRSPSWSRSCSLSRSRSPSVKSD; encoded by the exons ATGGGCCGCTCAAGCCGTACGCTCTATGTGGGCAATCTGCCTGGTGACACTCGTTTGAGAGAAGTCGAAGATTTATTTTACAAg TATGGGCCCATTGTTGATATTGACTTGAAGATCCCACCAAGGCCACCTGGTTATGCTTTTGTTGAG TTTGAGGATCCTCGTGATGCAGAAGATGCAATCCGTGGTCGAGATGGCTATGACTTTGATGGGTATTATTTACGG GTTGAACTTGCTCATGGTGGTCGAAGGCCGTCATCATCTGTGGATCGCCATAGCAGTTACAGTGGTAGCAGTAGCCGCGGACCTTCCAGACGCACTGACTATCGTG TTCTGGTGACTGGTTTGCCTTCTTCTGCCTCATGGCAAGACCTAAAG GATCACATGCGCAAAGCGGGGGATGTTTGTTTCTCTCAAGTGTTTCGTGATCGTGGAG GCATGACAGGGATTGTAGATTACACAAATTATGATGACATGAAATATGCT ATAAGGAAGCTTGATGACTCTGAGTTTCGGAATGCTTTTAGCCGGGCTTACATACGG GTGAAGGAATATGATTCAAAATATGATTCTAGGCGCAGCTACTCTAGAAGCCGTAGCCCGTATAGTCGAAGCCCCAGTCGTAGCTGCAGTTATAGTAGTAGGAGCAGGAGCAGGAG CAAGTCTCCTCGGGCCCGATACACCAGTCAGTCTCCATCTGTATCTAGATCGGTTTCGCCATGTTCCCATTCAGTGTCACCAGCCCGCTCCAATTCAAG ATCTCGCTCCATATCCAGATCACCAACTCCATCT CCTCGCAGTAAACACGTAAGCAGAACTCCACCAAACCGCAGCCCTAGCTGGAGCCGGAGTTGCAGTTTATCTCGTTCTCGTTCACCATCG GTGAAATCTGATTGA
- the LOC108464528 gene encoding E3 ubiquitin-protein ligase RFI2-like, translated as MGLGSNGGEDVVVDDSDGGGGGGDGGDGVDCENGGKSFGSVSCSICLETVTDNGDRSWAKLQCGHQFHLDCIGSAFNVKGAMQCPNCRKIEKGQWLYANGCRSYPEFNVDDLTHDEDLYDLSYSEMSFGVHWCPFGSLARLPSFEVGEFSSTSYHELLGQQAIFAEHSASAGHPCPYVAYFGPTVHPSSSNSGGSVSDSSSFNGHWNGPSVPSEMPTSYAFPAMDLYYHSWEHQSTPFSTFSSRIGSSDQPPNPPINQRSTRSSSDTPRSASFMHPFVVGHSSGARAGSSVAPSLIPPYPGSNARARDRVQALQAYYQQQPSTSPTIRTPIVSGSRRSSGHRSHAQAGPAASSSDQVGGFYFIPSGTSGRNFQEAENRLSTRFHPWERDHLSPFSLNQVDTESGWNTFHQSATGAPDPGIRSSSFRQRHGSERMQSQNHS; from the exons ATGGGATTAGGGAGTAATGGTGGGGAGGATGTGGTGGTGGACGACAGTGATGGaggaggtggtggtggtgatgGAGGCGATGGTGTTGATTGCGAAAATGGAGGGAAGTCTTTCGGCTCGGTTTCATGCTCGATTTGCCTCGAAACGGTTACTGATAATGGGGATCGGTCTTGGGCTAAGCTTCAATGTGGGCATCAATTTCATTTGG ACTGCATTGGTTCAGCATTCAACGTAAAGGGTGCGATGCAATGCCCTAATTGCAGGAAAATTGAGAAAGGTCAATGGCTTTATGCCAATGGTTGCCGTTCATATCCAGAATTTAACGTGGATGATTTGACACATGATGAGGACCTTTATGATCTAAGTTACTCTGAAATG TCATTTGGAGTTCACTGGTGTCCATTTGGAAGCTTAGCACGACTTCCTTCATTCGA gGTAGGAGAGTTTTCATCAACCTCAT ATCATGAGTTACTGGGACAGCAAGCCATCTTTGCTGAACATTCAGCATCTGCTGGTCATCCATGTCCGTATGTAGCTTACTTTGGACCAACGGTTCATCCCTCATCCTCAAATTCCGGTGGAAGTGTTTCAGATAGTTCTAGTTTCAACGGTCACTGGAATGGTCCATCAGTGCCTAGTGAGATGCCTACATCTTATGCATTTCCTGCGATGGATCTCTATTATCATAGTTGGGAGCATCAGTCCACTCCATTCTCCACATTTAGCAGCCGAATTGGTAGTTCTGATCAACCTCCAAATCCGCCTATAAATCAAAGGTCCACCAGGAGCAGTTCTGATACACCAAGATCAGCATCTTTTATGCATCCGTTTGTTGTTGGCCACAG TTCTGGTGCAAGAGCAGGGAGTTCAGTTGCTCCGTCATTGATCCCCCCTTACCCTGGTAGCAATGCTCGGGCCCGTGATAGAGTTCAGGCTCTCCAGGCATACTATCAACAACAGCCCAGCACTTCGCCAACCATACGGACACCCATTGTTTCTGGCTCCAGAAGATCAAGCGGTCATAGAAGTCATGCTCAAGCTGGACCCGCAGCCTCATCATCTGACCAAGTGGGTGGCTTCTATTTTATTCCGTCTGGTACATCAGGCCGTAACTTTCAAGAGGCAGAAAATCGCCTATCAACTCGGTTCCATCCTTGGGAAAGAGATCATCTTTCTCCGTTTTCGCTAAACCAGGTTGACACAGAATCGGGTTGGAATACATTCCATCAATCTGCTACTGGTGCACCAGATCCCGGCATAAGATCCAGCAGTTTCCGCCAGAGGCACGGATCTGAGAGAATGCAATCACAAAATCATTCGTAG
- the LOC108465761 gene encoding uncharacterized protein LOC108465761, protein MAESKSKFESIREWVVDHKLRTVGCLWLSGIGGSIAYNWSQPHMKPSVKIIHARLHAQALTLAALAGAAVVEYYDHRSKPKGDPYAKYLPHSHKE, encoded by the exons ATGGCGGAATCCAAGAGCAAGTTTGAATCCATAAGGGAATGGGTTGTCGATCACAAGCTTAGAACTGTTG GTTGTTTGTGGCTTAGCGGGATTGGGGGTTCCATTGCTTACAATTGGTCTCAACCTCACATGAAACCCAGCGTTAAGATCATTCACGCTAG GTTGCATGcacaagcccttacattggctgcATTAGCTGGTGCTGCAGTAGTCGAATACTATGATCACAGGAGCAAGCCGAAAGGCGATCCATATGCAAAGTACCTTCCACACTCACACAAAGAGTAG